In the genome of Triticum urartu cultivar G1812 chromosome 5, Tu2.1, whole genome shotgun sequence, one region contains:
- the LOC125509459 gene encoding endoribonuclease Dicer homolog 4-like isoform X1, with the protein MVPPVYQEPSIMPINTRTEKELEEKEVLCTHKKPKATGCVAQPQQEIELAIESENKGHGDPSPKESACVVLSNGEANGCSEGHVLGGANEEPEARSRLAQLCSAIGWKSPTYEFQEHGHGHTKLFTCKVSVLVETFTDTVVECISEPKPQKRAAQEQGAEGVLWTLKRLGHVK; encoded by the exons ATGGTGCCGCCTGTGTACCAGGAGCCTAGTATCATGCCGATCAATACAAGAACGGAGAAGGAGTTGGAAGAAAAGG AGGTGTTATGCACGCACAAAAAGCCCAAAGCTACAGGGTGTGTTGCCCAACCGCAGCAGGAAATTGAACTCGCCATTGAGAGTGAGAATAAAGGGCATGGTGATCCTTCACCAAAAGAGTCTGCTTGTGTTGTGCTGAGCAATGGTGAAGCAAATGGTTGCAGTGAGGGGCATGTTCTTG GCGGTGCAAATGAAGAACCAGAAGCAAGGTCGAGACTGGCTCAACTCTGCAGTGCAATTGGCTGGAAGAGTCCAACATATGAGTTTCAAGAACATGGACATGGCCATACAAAACT GTTCACATGCAAGGTGAGTGTTCTTGTGGAGACGTTCACAGACACTGTTGTGGAGTGCATCAGTGAGCCCAAACCCCAGAAGAGAGCTGCCCAGGAACAAGGTGCTGAAGGTGTGTTATGGACCCTCAAGCGCCTTGGTCATGTGAAATAG
- the LOC125509459 gene encoding endoribonuclease Dicer homolog 4-like isoform X2, with translation MVPPVYQEPSIMPINTRTEKELEEKVLCTHKKPKATGCVAQPQQEIELAIESENKGHGDPSPKESACVVLSNGEANGCSEGHVLGGANEEPEARSRLAQLCSAIGWKSPTYEFQEHGHGHTKLFTCKVSVLVETFTDTVVECISEPKPQKRAAQEQGAEGVLWTLKRLGHVK, from the exons ATGGTGCCGCCTGTGTACCAGGAGCCTAGTATCATGCCGATCAATACAAGAACGGAGAAGGAGTTGGAAGAAAAG GTGTTATGCACGCACAAAAAGCCCAAAGCTACAGGGTGTGTTGCCCAACCGCAGCAGGAAATTGAACTCGCCATTGAGAGTGAGAATAAAGGGCATGGTGATCCTTCACCAAAAGAGTCTGCTTGTGTTGTGCTGAGCAATGGTGAAGCAAATGGTTGCAGTGAGGGGCATGTTCTTG GCGGTGCAAATGAAGAACCAGAAGCAAGGTCGAGACTGGCTCAACTCTGCAGTGCAATTGGCTGGAAGAGTCCAACATATGAGTTTCAAGAACATGGACATGGCCATACAAAACT GTTCACATGCAAGGTGAGTGTTCTTGTGGAGACGTTCACAGACACTGTTGTGGAGTGCATCAGTGAGCCCAAACCCCAGAAGAGAGCTGCCCAGGAACAAGGTGCTGAAGGTGTGTTATGGACCCTCAAGCGCCTTGGTCATGTGAAATAG